Genomic segment of Mercurialis annua linkage group LG6, ddMerAnnu1.2, whole genome shotgun sequence:
TAAAAGGTTTTGCTCCCCAATTCTTAGGCAATTCTGAGTTAAACAGAATCGGGATGTGGTCAGAAAAAGATTTGGGAAGCGCCTTCAATGAGCAATTCGGCCAAGAAACAAAAGCCGACGGAGAAACAAAGCATCTGTCTATCTTAGATCTCGAGGTACTATTTTGCCACGTGAAAAATCTACCCTGAAGCGTAGACTCAACAAGATTAGAATCTGAAATAAAACTCGAGAAAGCCATCATAGAGGACGAGTAACTTTCACAGTTTAACCGCTCCGAAGGATCAAGAATATCGTTAAAGTCTCCCACCAAGATACACATATAATCCGTAGAAAGTTCAGGAAGAATATCAAGCCATAAAGCCGCACGTTCACGTGCACAGTTACTAGCATAAACAAGGATATATCTAATGCTAATGCCATGCCAAATAAAGTCTAAGCTAATCCATCTATTAGCTTTAAAAATTCTCGTTGGAGAAATTAAATTCCGATTCCAAATACAAATAATACCTCCCGAAGCACCCAACGAAGGAACAAAGCTATAGTCAAAATCAAGATTCGGCCAAAGTAAGCGAACACCAAAATCATCAAAACcttcatttttagtttcaatCAATCCTAAAAGAGAGAGCTTTTGAGAAACAACCATAGAGCGAATAAACCGAGACTTGCGAGAAAACGATAAACCACCTCGACAATTCCaagaaacaaaattcaaattttgcgacataagaataaataataacCTGGAAGTAAAGAAAAACAAGTCAAATTCTTGTTTCCAAATCCTTTGCAATTCCCTGAGAAAGAAGTTCAATAATTCCTGCTTCATTAACTTCTGAAAATAATCCCAACTTGAGCCCAACTGCCCAGGTAAGTTTAGCTTCCTCTTCAGCCTTTGTCTTTGCATAAATATTATCAGAACGCCTCTTGATTAAATCGTCCGGGAATGAGCTTTCTGAACTGCCTCTAATCTGAGATAAAGAGGTTAAATTTCCTGCAGCATTAATCCTCTTATTCTTCCTTCTATGTGTAATGAACCCCAAGAACTCCTTACGAGTAGAAATTCCTGGTGATATCTGGTTGTCCGACTCGTAAATAACCAAAGAATCAATAGAATTATTAGCTGCAGCGTTCGGAATTGGGCTTGCAGTAGCAACTAGACCTGGAGTTATAGAAAGCTTGTCCGACTTGTTATTATTGTCCGAAATAAAAGCAGGAGAAGAATGGCTTGTAAATCCATGAGTTTCCACAGAAAGGTTGGAAGGTATAACGAGGTCCTGTTCAGAATGAGAGCTTTTACTTCCCTGAGATTCATCCGAAGAATCTGAAATTGTATCCTCATAAATATCCTCATCCAGCATAATAGGCATATCTGATTCCGATATATGAATAGAGAATTCATTCCCATCAATCCAAACAGCGATTGATTCATTAATAAATTCCCGAGTCGTTGATATCAAAACGGAACCCGAGTCAAGTCTTTCCTTGGAGAGAACAAGAGGATGAACAGTAATAGCTTGGCCAAATCTGCTGCCAATTTGCATGAAAAAATTCGCTTCCCATGCACAAACCGGTATGCCTAGTATATTCAACCAAATAAATCTTCCTGAGCTGACACTTGAAGAATCACAGCTTTTATAAGAgtcaaagaaatccaaaagcgAGGGAAAAGTGATAGTTTCAAAAACTGATTTGGCAACAGACGTCTCAAATTTTATTAGCAATTCCGATCCTCCAAGGAATGAAACTGATTCAAAGTTGACACCTTTCTGCTTCAGGTATGTCGCAGCATTCaagatcaatttaatatctCTCACTCGGACAATGATTGAAGTTAAAAGATCCGAATATGAATTTTGAGAAGGAGAATAACGCATCATTGGTGTCTTCTGAATGACCTGTGCATATGATCTCTTATCTCTCAGAGAAGGATATTCAATCTTCATGTGATGGTTAATTGCAGCAGCTGGTGTGTAGGTGGGCTTCTTCGGAGATGGACGATGACTTTGAGGAAACTTGGACTCAAAAGCCCTAATTTTGTAATAGCCAATATTCACCTGATTCATTCGATATCTAACCGTAGAGAAATCTTCCTCTGGATTCGgtcgaaaaaatccaaatcttcTGTTCCTTACGTTCTTCTTCCTCGCTAGCGTAACTCGTCCGGCAACCCCAAACTTCAAAAAAGCTTGCTGGAGGTGGATATAATTCCAGTCATCTGGAAAGTTTTCAAAGTAAAAAACCGGCAGGGGTAGGGGAGCATCCTGGTGTTGATCAGCAGCTGGAGAGGTGGCCGGAGTGTGGTGGGTTTTGGTGGTGGTTTGGttaggtttagggttagggttggAGAGGGGATGGGACATCGTATCCAGGAGTTTTAAAACACAGTTCAAATTTTTACTTTCTGGATTATTTGCTGTAGAAGTTTCTTCCGCTCTGGactatttcaaaaaaaagataGGATTTGGCAATTTTTCCGATTCTAGAGTTTACCTTAtttgttggaatatgcctaaaattctaattttaatttatattaaaattttaattattaaaatatttaggaGAAGAATAGTTTTGTTGTCATTGGACAATTAGGATAGATAAACAGCAGTGCGTTTTTAAGTAAATTAAAGTGTAGAAGCTTGCATTTTTGAATGGTGTGTGTACTCTATATGGTTCaggaaaattgatttattttctaaggtttgtgtatttttgttataattatgtGCCACCCCCCGTCACTTGattaaaatgagtttaaataaTGATCaagttagggttagggtttactAAAGTTTGTGTTGGGTTAATTAGGAGTGTGAGAGTGAGAGTGAGAGTGAGAGTTAGTGGTGAGATAGGTTTAAAATATAGATTAGGATAATTACAATGTAAATTTCGTATTACTAATTGATAGGTGTGGTGgaaaaaggggttaaaaggctTATATGGCGCCTAGAAATATCAAAAAGGACTTATAGGCTATAATAAAGATTTGGATATGGTCAATTTAATCCATCAAACTTGTAAATTTGCAATAAACTTATAAGACATTCCAATTAGTCAAATTTCTCAAACTTTTATTGTGACCCATTTGAATTTTCATGGGCTATTTGTGGTTAATTACGTTTCAATCCCTCAAGTTTGTCATTGTGCACTGATCTAGCCCGCTTGAATTCAAACATGTGGACTGTAAGATCGCCACTCGAAAaaatttctctgaaaatcagCATTGAACGCTCCTCCATTATCATATTTTACAAGTCCAAAAAATAAATGTCTGTacaaatcataatatttttataaatattttagtttattatacTAAGctttaaaataaacttttgtcaaaataaatttaaaaacattaaaaaaattaattgaatttaatttttttatgttttttttacttttttactttttttggattttgactcTTTTTTACTGTTGGCGTTTTTcatcagttttaatatcaacataaaatcatgtaataaactaactaatttaaaactttcaatattttttttacactagtttttatttttttcaacattgtttcaatttgattaattttttattttattttattttatttcacatatatgtgattttttttgttaatattaaaatcaacttaatatcaacataatattaacATAAGATCAATATTATAACATTATAATTGTCTTCTTCACCAATggtaaaatcaacaaaatatcaacgaaaatcaacataatatcaacactgTGATATTATGGTAATTCAACACTATTATTTGTCTTCTTTCCCAATACTAACATATCATTATATAGTCTcagttgaatttttatttttttagtttatttgacgaaaaatattatcttatttgtcaatgttaaaatcaagaaaatatcaactgatatcaacacaatatcaacacgaagtcaacataaaatcaacaatactataacattacaataattcagcaatcaaccatcatcaacaaatcgtgctgcagaataaaaaaacacaaaaatacaacaaaacacaagaaaaacgcagaaataacagaattttattccataaaatcacaaaattattctacataactTGAAATGAATATTAGATTCTctaaagataatctttatacatgtttaatggtaaaaaaaactgtaaaaattaaataaattacagatctgaaaacgAATAAAGAAGCAAAATGATGAACTTCAGATgtgaaatcaaaataaaaaagcgATAATAAAAACGATAATGGTGACGACGATAGTAATAACGAACGAAGATAATGGATTCGATGGCGAGACTAAGGTAGAACGGCAGAGACAGAACGACAAAAAGGCACGAAGAACATATCTTATTTCAGAgaatgaggagagagaaagatGAAGCGAgagaaaatcaaatgaattatgAGGATTTTGAATATCATGAAGGGTATTTATATTGCCgtataattgtaattttttctttcatCTACATTAGTTTAGGAAGTTGATATTATGTAGTGTATAATTATAAGTGAAGATGAAATCTTGGTTATTTAGGTAAAAAGCCCAATCTGAAATTTGAATCTGGCCCAACCCATATGATGCGTGAGGGGGAATCTGTTTCTCTTCTCGGTCATCCTACGTGTGAGGAGAATGTTAAAGTAGGATAATTGCTTATTGGTTGTGTGAAtagacatgtgtttatatatcgATTAGACCTCTATACTTGAaaccaattaattttaaaatgaaatctaacatgtttaattttaattggatTCAATTAAATCTTAAATTCTCAACTCTTTACCGTTAACGTTCAAACAACACCGaacaatattaatatatatctcTTTCAAAATGTCTGGCAGCTTTTTGTTAGATTGTGGGTCCAACTCTTTCTacaaatgctttatttttattatccaaaaataaaaataaaatcctgaaacttttctttttattgacattttattttactttttcatttttctattatttatacTGAGTTGGAGCATTGAAATTAACAGTTCAAAACTTCTTTCCGCCTCCTTCTGACATTCTTAGTTCTTATTTTCATATTAGTGCTTTTTCTATAGTTTTTAcgttaataaatatatatttttaaatggtataagcgctgacAGCAAACTGTTAGATTGtaggttcgattcctcccaaaAGCGTTCCCCCTttctcaattatcaaaaaaaaatctatcttattagaaaaaaaatagaattgtgCTATGCTGAATGTGTTAGGATCTTCATAATTGTTAGCattcttataaatttataacgtgtataaattatttgtttaaactTTTTCATTTACAAAGTTATCATCacaaatttacaatttatatGAGTTTTCCATTTATATGAGTTTGTATGAGTTTTATGGTTCAcataaactttctatttttacgaattaactttttgaatttttactttcaattaaaattgaagTGTATTTAAACTAAAGagttttcatatttaattttgtatacggtttttattaattaattattttatataaatttataaaaaatagtaaaaaataaaatatattttaatgattcCACGCAAATGTATGGATATACGActagttaatttattaatttcgacggatgaaatatttaaattttggaaCTTATTTTTGCTACAGTTTTACGCCAGCTCACATATGTTGATAGTTGTCACTTTctataaatccaaactttttcttTTGTGGTTCTGTTTTTTGCCACGTTGTTAAATGTTTCTTTTATCTGAATGTTtgatttaaccaaaaaaaaaaaagtaaatttcaataattttatgtactaaacaaaaaacaagaaattagtatttgaatttataagacactaatataaataaaataaaatttattacagtaatataatatattccttgtgaaataatttatttttattactgtATTATTAGagcaattatttataaaaatattaaataaatatataccaaaatctgtataaaatatttttataatcgtTTTACATGTTCTCTAGAAATACTTACTATATGATATGAGTTAGGCtcacaatttcaaaatctcaaaccacctcaataaaaatttataattcaaatattatttttttctttaaataatagaaaaatagataatttaaaaaaaataaaaatatacatatatttataaatatattacatttttgaaattttaaaatatttatatgctCTCATTCAAAACTTTTTAGTAGTATTTAAATGATTATTTCATAAGTTCTTTAATCATAAAGACA
This window contains:
- the LOC126687451 gene encoding uncharacterized protein LOC126687451 — its product is MSQNLNFVSWNCRGGLSFSRKSRFIRSMVVSQKLSLLGLIETKNEGFDDFGVRLLWPNLDFDYSFVPSLGASGGIICIWNRNLISPTRIFKANRWISLDFIWHGISIRYILVYASNCARERAALWLDILPELSTDYMCILVGDFNDILDPSERLNCESYSSSMMAFSSFISDSNLVESTLQGRFFTWQNSTSRSKIDRCFVSPSAFVSWPNCSLKALPKSFSDHIPILFNSELPKNWGAKPFKSINAWWSHSDFNLFVASTWSSISLRLPAANLVIKLRELRSAIKTWNR